One window of Strigops habroptila isolate Jane chromosome Z, bStrHab1.2.pri, whole genome shotgun sequence genomic DNA carries:
- the CMTR2 gene encoding cap-specific mRNA (nucleoside-2'-O-)-methyltransferase 2: MNKCKKSYVNPTTNLDKFSPEILSEIEKLFAKKFTYTKPVNNEWQLPDPSDAFTCDHKEFDSLLALKDSMNNVKNQLSDKNLDEWHQHTSFTNKAGKIVPHVKKWVNAELCTQAWCKFHEILCSFPLLSEEALQDGELNTVHLCEAPGAFIASLNHYLKSHHVPCNWNWVANTLNPYHEANDTLMMIMDDRLIANTLPWWYFGPDNTGDVMTLKHLTGLQNFVSNMATVHLVTADGSFDCQGNPGEQEALVSPLHYCETVTALMILGTGGSFVLKMFTLFEHCSTNLLFLLNCSFEEVHVFKPATSKAGNSEAYVICLRYMGRESIHPLLSKMIQNFGTQMVNKAVFPQHVLPESFLKIHEECCMFFHKCQVEAISQNIRLFECMGEVEQTKLNKLRDCAVGFFMQRLRLKPIARKNWLVRKPQTGCSMNAKWIGQRSKYFSTYNERKMLETLTWNDKVAKGYFHHWAEEHSLNNAGKTYILEGLSSALECSLWYILEGKRLPVVKCSPFCDGQILENLNEALNALVEGSLKSRQILQTCQSCEVLPGELILAEVSDLSRCHQEDLNGRCGDQFKCLVVDFPSLCDIESQPRMETKLLDSSTLLTFSFSLLYDGEPKYQQQLLECVLHSLDQLTVGDALILPILSCFTRFTAGLVFILHCCFRCITFACPTCPEALRSSAALLCIGYRGLPNPVVQYLQHMKELMSSLLDTDSPQQVLQFVPMEVLLQGKLLEFLWDLNTAIAKRQLHLIVDAKQQQMTSDVSL; encoded by the coding sequence ATGAACAAATGTAAGAAGTCTTATGTTAACCCGACTACAAACCTTGACAAGTTCAGTCCTgaaattctttctgaaattgaGAAGCTCTTTGCGAAGAAGTTTACTTACACTAAGCCAGTGAATAATGAGTGGCAGCTTCCAGATCCCAGTGATGCTTTTACATGTGATCACAAGGAATTCGACTCACTCCTGGCTCTGAAGGACTCCATGAATAATGTGAAGAATCAGCTCAGTGATAAGAACCTGGATGAATGGCATCAGCACACCTCGTTTACCAATAAAGCAGGGAAAATAGTTCCTCATGTGAAGAAATGGGTAAATGCTGAGCTGTGTACGCAGGCATGGTGCAAGTTCCATGAGATCCTATGtagttttcctcttctctctgaaGAAGCTCTTCAGGATGGAGAACTGAATACTGTCCACCTCTGTGAAGCACCTGGAGCTTTTATAGCCAGCCTCAACCACTACTTGAAATCCCACCATGTCCCGTGCAACTGGAATTGGGTAGCGAATACTCTAAACCCGTATCATGAAGCCAATGACACCCTTATGATGATTATGGATGACCGTCTCATAGCAAATACCTTGCCTTGGTGGTACTTTGGCCCAGATAACACTGGTGATGTGATGACACTGAAACATCTAACAGGACTTCAGAACTTTGTAAGTAACATGGCCACAGTTCACTTGGTGACTGCTGATGGCAGCTTTGATTGCCAGGGGAATCCGGGTGAACAGGAGGCTCTTGTCTCACCCCTTCATTACTGTGAAACAGTCACTGCTTTAATGATCCTGGGCACTGGAGGGTCCTTTGTTTTGAAGATGTTCACGCTGTTTGAACACTGTTCTACCAATCTGCTCTTTCTGCTAAACTGCTCTTTTGAGGAGGTCCATGTCTTTAAGCCAGCCACTAGCAAAGCTGGCAACTCAGAGGCCTATGTGATTTGTCTTCGTTACATGGGCAGAGAGAGCATCCATCCGCTGCTTTCTAAGATGATACAGAACTTTGGAACGCAAATGGTCAACAAAGCAGTTTTTCCCCAGCACGTGCTACCAGAatctttccttaaaatacaTGAAGAGTGTTGCATGTTCTTCCACAAGTGCCAGGTAGAAGCTATCTCTCAGAACATCCGTCTCTTTGAGTGCATGGGAGAAGTGGAGCAGACGAAGCTGAACAAGTTAAGAGATTGTGCAGTGGGGTTCTTCATGCAGAGACTTCGTCTGAAACCCATTGCCAGAAAGAACTGGCTTGTCAGGAAACCTCAGACTGGTTGCAGTATGAATGCAAAATGGATTGGGCaaagaagcaaatattttagtaCGTACAATGAAAGGAAGATGCTGGAAACCCTCACGTGGAATGATAAAGTGGCAAAGGGCTATTTTCATCACTGGGCTGAAGAGCATAGTTTAAATAATGCTGGGAAAACGTATATCCTGGAAGGATTGTCTTCTGCCCTCGAGTGTAGCTTGTGGTacattttggaaggaaaaagactACCAGTGGTAAAATGTTCCCCGTTTTGTGATGGTCAAATCTTGGAAAATCTGAACGAAGCACTGAACGCATTGGTGGAGGGGAGTCTGAAGAGCAGACAGATACTGCAGACGTGTCAGTCGTGTGAAGTGCTTCCTGGGGAACTGATACTGGCAGAAGTGTCTGATCTCTCCAGATGTCACCAGGAAGATCTAAATGGAAGATGTGGTGACCAATTCAAGTGCCTTGTGGTAGACTTCCCATCCCTCTGTGATATTGAAAGCCAGCCCCGTATGGAAACGAAGCTCCTGGACTCGTCCACACTGCTGACATTcagcttctctttgctttatGATGGAGAACCAAAgtaccagcagcagcttttggagTGTGTTCTGCATTCGTTGGATCAGCTGACAGTGGGAGATGCATTGATTTTGCCTATTCTCTCTTGTTTTACACGCTTCACAGCTGGCCTGGTCTTTATATTGCATTGCTGCTTCAGATGCATCACATTCGCTTGTCCAACCTGCCCCGAGGCCCTGAGGAGCAGCGCTGCTTTGCTGTGCATTGGTTACCGAGGCCTCCCAAATCCCGTTGTCCAATATCTGCAGCATATGAAGGAACTAATGAGTTCTTTGCTTGACACAGACTCTCCCCAGCAAGTTTTGCAGTTTGTGCCCATGGAGGTTCTCCTCCAGGGCAAGCTGTTGGAGTTCTTATGGGATTTAAACACAGCCATTGCCAAGAGACAGCTCCACTTGATTGTGGATgctaagcagcagcaaatgacTAGTGatgtttcactttaa